The following are from one region of the Salvia hispanica cultivar TCC Black 2014 chromosome 1, UniMelb_Shisp_WGS_1.0, whole genome shotgun sequence genome:
- the LOC125219163 gene encoding ferredoxin--NADP reductase, leaf-type isozyme, chloroplastic, which produces MAAAVSAAVSLPSTKATSLSARTSIISPETINFNKASLHYRNVSSTGAKMAPIRAQVTTEAPAKAEKISKKQEEGVIVNKYRPKEPYVGRCLLNVRLTGDDAPGETWHMVFSTEGEVPYREGQSIGVIADGIDKNGKPHKLRLYSIASSALGDFGDSKTVSLCVKRLVYTNDQGEIVKGVCSNFLCDLKAGDEVKITGPVGKEMLMPKDPNATVIMLGTGTGIAPFRSFLWKMFFEEHEDYKFNGLAWLFLGVPTSSSLLYKEEFEKMKEKNPENFRLDFAVSREQTNAKGEKMYIQTRMAEYAEELWELLKKDNTFVYMCGLKGMEKGIDDIMVSLAARDGIDWIEYKRQLKKAEQWNVEVY; this is translated from the exons ATGGCTGCTGCTGTTAGCGCTGCAGTCTCTCTACCTTCCACCAAGGCCACCTCCCTTTCAGCTAGAACATCCATTATTTCTCCAGAAACCATCAATTTCAACAAG GCCTCCTTACACTACAGAAATGTGTCGTCTACGGGTGCCAAGATGGCGCCAATCAGAGCACAGGTAACCACAGAAGCTCCTGCTAAGGCTGAGAAGATTTCCAAGAAACAAGAAGAAGGGGTGATTGTCAACAAATATAGGCCAAAAGAGCCATATGTTGGAAGATGCCTTCTTAACGTCAGGCTCACTGGGGATGATGCCCCGGGTGAGACTTGGCACATGGTCTTCAGCACTGAGG GGGAGGTGCCTTACAGAGAAGGGCAGTCAATTGGGGTGATCGCAGATGGCATAGACAAGAACGGGAAACCTCACAAGCTGAGGCTGTACTCGATTGCCAGCAGTGCCCTTGGGGACTTTGGAGACTCCAAGACT GTCTCTTTGTGTGTCAAAAGGCTTGTCTACACCAATGATCAAGGTGAAATTGTTAAAGGAGTTTGCTCGAACTTTTTGT GTGACTTGAAAGCTGGTGATGAAGTCAAGATTACTGGCCCTGTGGGGAAAGAAATGCTTATGCCGAAAGACCCCAATGCTACAGTCATAATG CTCGGAACTGGAACTGGGATTGCTCCTTTCCGCTCATTCTTGTGGAAAATGTTCTTCGAGGAGCACGAGGACTACAAG TTCAACGGCTTAGCATGGCTATTCTTGGGTGTTCCAACAAGCAGCTCCTTGCTCTACAAGGAG gaatttgagaaaatgaaggaGAAAAACCCAGAGAACTTCCGGCTGGACTTTGCTGTGAGCAGAGAACAGACAAACGCCAAGGGGGAGAAGATGTACATCCAAACTCGGATGGCTGAGTATGCGGAGGAGCTGTGGGAGCTGCTCAAGAAAGACAACACGTTCGTGTACATGTGTGGACTCAAGGGAATGGAGAAGGGAATTGATGACATTATGGTTTCCTTAGCTGCTAGAGACG GTATCGACTGGATAGAGTACAAGAGGCAGTTGAAGAAGGCAGAACAATGGAATGTGGAAGTGTATTAA
- the LOC125213894 gene encoding cytochrome c oxidase assembly protein COX11, mitochondrial, whose product MSFSRLCRGTHLLSSSKVSICQAPFLSRHLDAVGSRYSSYIGESNSIVYRTPFGFNRQCFGSKHGYNLRTYSAKKSIPIYVGRQYSTQASTERKSNKMLFYLTGLVFAMVGCSYAAVPLYRRFCQATGYGGTVQRRESVEEKIARHTQDGTVTSREIVVQFNADVADGMPWKFIPTQREVRVKPGESALAFYTAENKSATPITGVSTYNVTPMKAAVYFNKIQCFCFEEQRLLPGEQIDMPVFFYIDPEFETDPKMDGINNLILSYTFFKVSEDK is encoded by the exons ATGTCATTTTCTCGGCTTTGTAGAGGAACACATCTTTTGTCTTCCTCTAAGGTCTCTATTTGTCAGGCTCCTTTCTTATCCAG GCACCTTGATGCTGTGGGCTCAAGATACAGTTCTTATATTGGAGAAAGTAATAGCATTGTCTATCGGACACCGTTTGGATTCAATCGTCAGTGTTTTGGGTCGAAGCATGGATACAATTTGAGAACTTACAGTGCAAAAAAGTCCATTCCCATTTATGTTGGCCGGCAATATTCTACTCAGGCTTCTACAGAGAGGAAATCGAATAAGATGCTTTTTTACCTGACCGGATTGGTCTTTGCTATGGTAGGATGTAGTTATGCTGCGGTTCCTCTATATAGGAGATTTTGTCAAGCTACAGGTTATGGGGGTACTGTTCAGCGTCGAGAG AGTGTCGAAGAAAAGATTGCGCGACATACGCAGGATGGCACTGTCACATCCAG AGAGATTGTCGTGCAGTTCAATGCTGATGTGGCTGATGGAATGCCATGGAAGTTTATTCCAACACAGAGAGAG GTGAGGGTTAAACCAGGGGAGAGTGCCCTTGCATTTTATACTGCTGAAAATAAAAGTGCAACTCCGATAACTGGTGTATCCACCTATAATGTTACTCCAATGAAG GCTGCAGTTTACTTCAATAAAATACAGTGTTTCTGCTTTGAAGAGCAACGGCTTCTTCCTGGGGAACAGATTGACATGCCC GTGTTCTTTTACATAGACCCCGAGTTCGAAACGGATCCAAAGATGGATGGTATCAACAACTTAATTCTGTCCTACACATTTTTCAAGGTCTCCGAAGACAAGTAG
- the LOC125219171 gene encoding ferredoxin--NADP reductase, leaf isozyme, chloroplastic-like, translating into MAAVSAAVSLSTSQSASLSSRTSIISPERINFNKASLHYRNVSSKVAPIRAEVSTEAPPKKEKHSKKQEEGVVVNKFRPKEPYIGKCLLNTKITADDAPGETWHMLFSTEGEVPYREGQSIGIIPDGIDKNGKPHKLRLYSIASSALGDLGDSKTVSLCVKRLVYTNDQGEIVKGVCSNFLCDLTPGAEVKITGPVGKEMLLPKDPNATIIMLATGTGIAPFRSFLWKIFFEKHDDYKFNGLAWLFLGVPTTSSLLYKDEFTKMKSKSPDNFRVDYAISREETNAKGEKMYIQTRMAEYAEELWELLKKDNTYIYMCGLKGMEKGIDDIMGSLAARDGIDWIEYKRQLKKGEQWNVEVY; encoded by the exons ATGGCTGCTGTAAGTGCTGCAGTCTCTCTTTCTACCTCCCAATCTGCTTCTCTTTCATCTAGAACATCCATTATTTCTCCAGAAAGGATCAATTTTAACAAG GCATCCTTGCACTACAGGAATGTGTCGTCTAAGGTTGCTCCGATAAGAGCTGAGGTGAGCACTGAGGCGCCTCCGAAGAAGGAGAAGCATTCCAAGAAACAGGAAGAAGGAGTAGTTGTCAACAAGTTCAGGCCTAAAGAGCCATACATTGGCAAATGCCTCTTGAACACCAAGATCACCGCGGACGACGCCCCTGGTGAAACATGGCACATGCTCTTCAGCACTGAGG GAGAGGTGCCTTACAGAGAAGGCCAATCGATTGGAATAATCCCGGATGGCATTGACAAGAACGGGAAGCCTCACAAGCTGAGGCTGTACTCGATTGCAAGCAGCGCCCTCGGTGATCTAGGAGACTCCAAGACT GTCTCCTTGTGTGTTAAGAGGCTTGTCTACACCAATGATCAAGGGGAAATAGTTAAAGGAGTTTGCTCAAACTTTTTGT GCGACTTGACACCCGGTGCTGAGGTGAAAATAACTGGACCTGTTGGGAAAGAGATGCTTCTGCCAAAAGACCCTAATGCTACCATCATTATG CTTGCAACCGGAACTGGGATTGCTCCTTTCCGCTCGTTTCTGTGGAAGATATTCTTTGAGAAGCATGATGACTACAAG TTCAATGGCTTAGCTTGGCTGTTTCTGGGCGTTCCCACGACCAGCTCGTTGCTCTACAAAGAT GAGTTCACGAAAATGAAGAGTAAAAGTCCGGACAACTTCCGTGTGGACTATGCTATAAGCAGAGAAGAGACAAACGCGAAGGGGGAGAAGATGTACATCCAGACGCGGATGGCTGAGTACGCAGAGGAGCTGTGGGAGCTGCTCAAGAAGGACAACACCTACATATACATGTGCGGGCTCAAGGGCATGGAGAAGGGCATTGACGATATCATGGGCTCGTTAGCTGCTAGAGATG GTATCGACTGGATAGAGTACAAGAGGCAGTTGAAGAAGGGAGAGCAGTGGAATGTGGAAGTCTACTAA
- the LOC125187121 gene encoding uncharacterized protein LOC125187121, translated as MDNLWNEAWDSLIQEVQREADEEDEAAAAAIPREIHRRTIPRDHVGAAERLMADYFSANPRYPAEIFRRRFRMSRPLFTHIATILADRYGCFNPRSDCTGRIRLSTFQKCTSAIRQLAYAGPVDMFDEYLQMSETTSLESSYESQPTDECQRLLDMHGAVHSFPGMMGDIDCMHWEWKKLPGGVERPVSNKDINVLQTSPIFNDECRGEGPKISFIANGTQYRRGYYLTDGIYPQDEGFAAERWAPEDGASTSHGVASAPIQMGVPRSNEYLIQRFADIRRSTTHDQLQVDLIEEV; from the exons ATGGATAATTTGTGGAATGAAGCATGGGATTCTTTGATTCAAGAGGTGCAGAGAGAAGCCGACGAGGAGGatgaggcggcggcggcggcgatccCTCGTGAGATTCATCGTCGGACAATCCCACGAGACCATGTCGGAGCGGCTGAGCGGCTTATGGCAGACTACTTTAGCGCTAACCCCCGTTACCCAGCTGAGATTTTCCGTCGGCGTTTCAGAATGTCGCGACCGCTCTTCACCCATATAGCGACGATATTGGCGGACCGGTACGGTTGCTTCAACCCCCGGAGTGATTGCACTGGCCGGATCAGACTGTCCACTTTTCAGAAATGCACCTCTGCAATAAGGCAGCTTGCCTATGCCGGACCGGTtgatatgttcgacgaatacctacaGATGAGTGAGACGACTAGTCTAGAG AGTTCCTACGAAAGCCAACCCACTGATGAGTGCCAGAGACTGCTAGATATGCACGGTGCGGTGCACAGTTTCCCAGGGATGATGGGCGACattgattgcatgcattgggagtggaaaaaGCTGCCTGGTGGCGTGGAAAGGCCA GTTTCGAACAAAGACATCAACGTTCTGCAGACGTCGCCTATCTTCAATGATGAGTGCCGGGGAGAGGGTCCAAAGATCAGTTTCATAGCAAACGGCACGCAGTATCGCAGGGGATACTATTTGACAGATGGAATATACCCTC aagatgaaggatttgcTGCAGAACGTTGGGCACCGGAAGATGGTGCAAGTACAAGTCACGGCGTTGCCTCCGCGCCGATACAGATGGGTGTACCACGTAGTAATGAATATCTGATCCAACGTTTCGCTGATATACGCAGGAGCACAACACATGACCAACTCCAGGTCGATTTGATTGAAGAGGTCTAG
- the LOC125223554 gene encoding pre-mRNA splicing factor SR-like 1 isoform X4: MSEIKSSGRPFDQLLEKVLCMNILSSDYFRDLLKLKTYHEVIDEIYVTVTHVEPWMTGNCRGPSTAFCLLYKFFLMKLTVKQMHGLLTHPDSPYIRAIGFLYLRYVADPKTLWGWCEPYVKDDEYLIQDFLT; this comes from the exons ATGTCTGAGATAAAGTCATCTGGGAGACCATTTGACCAATTATTGGAGAAAGTATTGTGCATGAACATACTTTCTTCCGATTATTTTCGAGACCTGTTGAAACTGAAAACTTATCATGAAGTCATTGATGAGATTTACGTAACTGTTACACACGTGGAGCCATGGATGACTGGCAACTGCCGAGGGCCTTCTACTGCATTCTGCCTTCTCTATAAATTCTTCCTCATGAAGCTCACTGTCAAACAAATGCACGGATTATTGACTCACCCAGATTCTCCTTATATTAGAGca ATAGGATTTCTCTATTTAAGGTATGTAGCAGATCCAAAGACTTTATGGGGTTGGTGTGAACCATACGTTAAAGATGATGAG
- the LOC125201763 gene encoding uncharacterized protein LOC125201763 yields MERWKVGGSRSKANKAAACKKHPKHRQSPGVCSICLREKLSNLSNCAHNSRTARSPSSASSLSSYASSLSSSCASPPPELTISVAFFRKSRSMAVVVPAEKEIRIVKGGFWSKLLPQKSRGKLMHSRTTREIKGSLHQFT; encoded by the coding sequence atggAGCGATGGAAGGTGGGAGGGAGCAGATCGAAGGCGAATAAAGCGGCGGCGTGCAAAAAACACCCCAAGCACCGGCAATCGCCGGGAGTCTGCTCCATCTGCCTGCGCGAAAAGCTCTCAAATCTCTCCAATTGCGCCCACAATTCGAGAACCGCCAGatctccttcttctgcttcctctctctcctcctacgcctcttctctctcctcctcctGCGCCTCGCCGCCGCCGGAACTCACCATCTCCGTCGCCTTCTTCAGGAAGAGCAGATccatggcggtggtggtgCCGGCCGAGAAGGAGATTCGGATTGTGAAGGGAGGGTTTTGGTCCAAATTGTTGCCGCAAAAGAGTAGAGGGAAATTGATGCATTCCAGAACTACAAGAGAGATCAAAGGATCGTTGCATCAATTCActtga
- the LOC125213817 gene encoding transmembrane 9 superfamily member 3-like — protein sequence MARGGACHVLVFLFLCAAFPAVWSDGSDHKYKVGDPVPLYANKVGPFHNPSETYRYFDLPFCSTGELKDKSEALGEVLNGDRLVSAPYKLDFLVDREAEVICKKKLSKKDVAEFRRAVAKDYYFQMYYDDLPIWGFLGKVDKEGSGDPSEYKYYLFKHLHFEIFYNKDRVIEINARTDPNALVDLTEDKEVDVEFMYSAKWKETHVPFEKRMDKYSKSSSLPRHLEIHWFSIINSCVTVLLLTGFLATILMRVLKNDFVKYAHDEEAADDQEETGWKYIHGDVFRFPKYKSLFAACLGSGTQLFTLATFIFLLALVGVFYPYNRGALFTALVVIYALTSGIAGYTAASFYCQLEGTNWVRNLLLTGALFCGPLFLTFCFLNTVAIAYHATAALPFGTIVVIFLIWALVTSPLLVLGGIAGKNSKAEFQAPVRTTKYPREIPPLPWYRATLPQMAMAGFLPFSAIYIELYYIFASVWGHRIYTIYSILFIVFIILLIVTAFITVALTYFQLAAEDHEWWWRSFLCGGSTGLFIYGYCLYYYYARSDMSGFMQTSFFFGYMACICYAFFLMLGAVGFRASLFFVRHIYRSIKCE from the exons ATGGCGAGGGGAGGAGCCTGCCACGTCCTCGTTTTCCTATTTCTCTGCGCTGCGTTCCCCGCCGTCTGGTCCGATGGCTCCGATCACAAATACAAAGTCGGAGATCCGGTGCCGCTCTATGCCAACAAAGTCGGACCATTTCACAATCCCAG TGAAACGTATCGTTACTTTGATCTCCCGTTCTGCTCTACCG GTGAGTTGAAAGACAAAAGTGAAGCTCTCGGTGAAGTGTTGAATGGAGATCGGTTGGTCAGTGCTCCGTACAAGCTTGACTTTTTGGTTGACAGGGAGGCTGAAGTCATTTGTAAGAAGAAGCTTTCAAAGAAAGATGTTGCTGAGTTTCGAAGAGCAGTGGCAAAGGACTACTATTTTCAGATGTACTATGATGACTTGCCCATTTGGGGTTTCCTGGGAAAGGTCGACAAGGAAGGCAGTGGCGATCCTAGCGAGTACAAATATTATCTATTTAAGCATCTCCactttgaaatattttataacaaGGATCGCGTGATTGAGATCAATGCACGCACTGACCCCAATGCTCTTGTGGATCTTACTGAAGACAAAGAAGTGGATGTTGAGTTCATGTACTCAGCCAAATGGAAGGAAACTCATGTACCTTTTGAGAAGAGGATGGATAAGTACTCGAAATCGTCTTCACTACCTCGACATTTGGAGATCCACTGGTTTTCAATTATCAATTCTTGTGTGACTGTTCTCCTTCTGACTGGATTTCTTGCTACAATCTTGATGCGAGTGCTCAAGAATGATTTTGTTAA ATATGCCCATGATGAGGAGGCAGCAGATGACCAAGAAGAAACTGGGTGGAAATACATCCATGGTGATGTTTTTAGGTTCCCGAAGTACAAGTCATTGTTTGCTGCTTGTCTAGGAAGTGGCACACAGCTTTTTACCCT GGCCACCTTTATATTCTTACTTGCTCTCGTTGGTGTATTTTATCCCTACAACCGAGGAGCTCTTTTCACTGCACTTGTGGTCATCTATGCTCTTACATCTGGCATTGCAGGCTATACGGCAGCTTCCTTCTATTGCCAATTAGAGGGAACAAACTGG GTACGGAATTTGTTATTGACTGGAGCCCTTTTCTGCGGGCCATTGTTTCTCACGTTTTGCTTCCTCAACACGGTGGCCATTGCTTACCATGCTACTGCAGCTCTTCCTTTTGGTACCATCGTGGTGATCTTTTTGATATGGGCTCTTGTGACATCACCTTTATTAGTTTTGGGAGGGATTGCAGGAAAGAATAGTAAGGCAGAGTTTCAAGCTCCTGTCCGTACTACAAAATATCCCAGAGAAATTCCACCTCTGCCTTGGTACCGTGCAACCTTGCCTCAGATGGCCATGGCTGGTTTTCTGCCATTCAGTGCCATCTATATCGAACTTTACTACATATTTGCTAGTGTCTGGGGCCACAGGATTTACACCATTTACAGTATTCTATTCATAGTCTTTATCATCCTCCTGATTGTCACTGCATTTATCACCGTGGCCTTGACATATTTCCAACTTGCCGCTGAGGATCATGAATGGTGGTGGAG GTCCTTCCTATGTGGTGGATCTACCGGCTTGTTTATTTATGGCTACTGCCTGTATTACTATTATGCACGGTCGGATATGTCGGGCTTCATGCAGACCTCATTTTTCTTTGGGTACATGGCCTGCATTTGCTATGCTTTCTTCCTAATGCTTGGAGCTGTTGGTTTCCGTGCTTCTTTGTTCTTTGTGCGCCACATTTATCGTTCAATTAAGTGTGAATGA
- the LOC125194899 gene encoding uncharacterized protein LOC125194899 encodes MADDTATKQPNGVVIDPNGDEYSQNPQDLTLLTLLNRLIAAIFFPNPNSSAPLLQRIKTALAENVPLLRDASKNTAARVLQWTRRGSPLRALFVVSVGTIVFLTLAGVLVFMLFFVAATVNAVVISLVMSLAAAGGFLAVFFACVAAIYIGALSVAIFVISAATISCIIAVLIAAGWIGFFCTLWIAAQKSIDLAKHSISITGSAVSAYSSAWHDKRGQVSKKSD; translated from the exons ATGGCGGACGATACTGCTACCAAACAGCCCAACGGAGTCGTGATCGACCCCAACGGCGACGAATATTCTCAAAACCCGCAGGACCTCACCCTTCTCACCCTCCTCAACCGCCTCATCGCTGCGATTTTCTTCCCCAACCCTAATTCCTCCGCCCCCCTGCTCCAGAGGATCAAAACCGCCCTCGCCGAGAATGTTCCCCTGCTTCGCGACGCTTCTAAGAACACTGCTGCGCGCGTTCTGCAGTGGACCCGCCGCGGCAGCCCTCTCCGCGCCTTGTTCGTTGTATCC GTAGGGACAATTGTTTTCCTAACATTGGCGGGAGTGTTAGTTTTCATGCTATTCTTTGTTGCTGCAACCGTCAATGCTGTTGTCATTTCTCTTGTGATGTCATTAGCAGCAGCAGGAGGATTCTTGGCTGTTTTCTTTGCCTGTGTTGCAGCCATTTATATTGGAGCATTATCCGTAGCTATATTTGTCATCTCTGCAGCAACAATTTCTTGTATCATTGCTGTTCTTATTGCCGCAG GTTGGATTGGATTCTTTTGTACATTGTGGATTGCAGCGCAGAAAAGCATAGACCTGGCCAAACATTCCATTTCCATCACAGGGTCGGCAGTTTCAGCCTACTCATCCGCTTGGCACGACAAACGTGGCCAGGTCTCAAAGAAATCGGACTGA
- the LOC125223554 gene encoding pre-mRNA splicing factor SR-like 1 isoform X3 codes for MSEIKSSGRPFDQLLEKVLCMNILSSDYFRDLLKLKTYHEVIDEIYVTVTHVEPWMTGNCRGPSTAFCLLYKFFLMKLTVKQMHGLLTHPDSPYIRAIGFLYLRYVADPKTLWGWCEPYVKDDEDGTILQNYSMRRALGGCGDITFQIPKPSKPSIISNLFFLQLMFKYDYIFSLQIDHSSNCQK; via the exons ATGTCTGAGATAAAGTCATCTGGGAGACCATTTGACCAATTATTGGAGAAAGTATTGTGCATGAACATACTTTCTTCCGATTATTTTCGAGACCTGTTGAAACTGAAAACTTATCATGAAGTCATTGATGAGATTTACGTAACTGTTACACACGTGGAGCCATGGATGACTGGCAACTGCCGAGGGCCTTCTACTGCATTCTGCCTTCTCTATAAATTCTTCCTCATGAAGCTCACTGTCAAACAAATGCACGGATTATTGACTCACCCAGATTCTCCTTATATTAGAGca ATAGGATTTCTCTATTTAAGGTATGTAGCAGATCCAAAGACTTTATGGGGTTGGTGTGAACCATACGTTAAAGATGATGAG GATGGaacaattttacaaaattattcaaTGCGGCGAGCCTTGGGTGGCTGTGGGGATATAACTTTCCAAATCCCTAAACCCTCTAAGCCTTCAATCATATCAAATCTTTTTTTCCTACAGTTAATGTTCAAATATGACTACATATTCTCCCTTCAAATAGATCACTCTTCAAAttgccaaaaataa